From a region of the Butyrivibrio sp. AE3004 genome:
- the pth gene encoding aminoacyl-tRNA hydrolase, whose translation MYLIAGLGNPEKRYNATRHNVGFGVIDVLSEKYDIDLTEMKFKGMYGKGRIGDEKVILLKPLTYMNLSGESIRPVADYFKIDTKTELIVISDDIDLDPGRIRVRPGGSAGGHNGLKNIIAQLGHDEFSRVRVGVGKKPPRIDLADWVLGHFDKEDTAYVMEAMEHAADAVRLIMEEDVNAAMNKWNGVKPDKE comes from the coding sequence ATGTATTTAATCGCAGGACTCGGCAATCCCGAGAAAAGATACAATGCCACAAGACATAATGTGGGTTTTGGAGTAATAGATGTTTTATCAGAAAAATATGATATAGATTTGACTGAGATGAAATTCAAGGGTATGTATGGAAAGGGAAGAATAGGAGATGAAAAGGTTATTCTTCTTAAACCGCTTACATATATGAACTTAAGTGGTGAGTCAATCAGACCTGTTGCTGATTATTTCAAGATTGATACGAAGACGGAGCTTATAGTTATATCGGATGATATTGATCTGGATCCCGGAAGGATCAGAGTACGTCCCGGTGGAAGTGCAGGTGGACATAACGGACTTAAGAATATTATTGCACAGCTTGGGCATGATGAGTTTTCAAGAGTAAGAGTAGGAGTTGGAAAAAAACCTCCGAGAATTGATCTTGCGGATTGGGTACTCGGTCATTTTGACAAAGAGGATACGGCCTATGTCATGGAAGCTATGGAACATGCTGCTGATGCAGTAAGGCTTATCATGGAAGAAGATGTAAATGCTGCTATGAATAAGTGGAATGGTGTTAAGCCTGATAAAGAGTAA
- the spoVG gene encoding septation regulator SpoVG — MNITDVRVRKVAKQGKMRAIVSITLDNEFVVHDIKVIEGDKGLFIAMPSKKSVDGEYRDIAHPINSDTRRLLQETILKAYDEASDEVIDSRPAAEPAPTGVGSLF; from the coding sequence ATGAATATTACAGATGTTCGTGTCAGAAAAGTAGCAAAGCAGGGAAAGATGCGTGCCATCGTTTCAATCACGCTGGATAATGAATTTGTTGTTCATGATATTAAGGTGATTGAGGGTGACAAGGGATTGTTCATTGCAATGCCCAGCAAAAAATCAGTAGATGGAGAGTATCGTGATATTGCACATCCGATCAACTCCGATACAAGAAGATTACTGCAGGAAACTATACTTAAGGCATATGATGAGGCTTCTGATGAAGTAATTGATTCCAGACCGGCTGCAGAACCTGCACCGACAGGAGTGGGAAGCTTATTCTAA
- the glgD gene encoding glucose-1-phosphate adenylyltransferase subunit GlgD, with protein MRAIGIILAGGGSNRMHELSKNRAVCAMPVAGFYRSIDFALSNMTNSHIQTVAVFTQYNAGSLNTHLSSSKWWDFGRKQGGLYVFTPAAKANGNLWYRGTADAIAQNLSFLKSCHEPYVVITSGDCVYKMDYNKLLEYHIEKQADITVVCKDVSADIDAERFGTIRMNEESRIEEFEEKPVVARSNTISCGIYVIRRRQLIELIEKAQTEERFDFVRDILVRYKDMKRIYGYKLKTYWNNIASVEDYFRTNMDFLKPEVRNYFFNEYPGVYTKVIDLPPAKYNVGVKVSNSLISSGCIINGMVEDSVIFKGAFIGNNCYIKNSIILNDVYIGDNTHIENCIVESHGTIQANSYYKGENDIKIVVENNERYVI; from the coding sequence GTGAGAGCGATTGGAATTATTCTTGCCGGTGGTGGCAGTAATCGCATGCATGAGCTTTCAAAGAACAGGGCAGTGTGCGCGATGCCGGTTGCCGGATTTTACAGAAGTATTGATTTTGCACTGAGTAATATGACAAACTCCCACATTCAGACAGTGGCAGTTTTTACACAGTATAATGCCGGAAGTTTAAATACCCATTTGTCTTCATCAAAGTGGTGGGATTTTGGACGTAAGCAGGGAGGATTATATGTTTTCACTCCTGCGGCTAAAGCTAACGGTAATTTATGGTACAGAGGAACAGCAGATGCCATTGCGCAGAATCTCAGCTTTTTGAAGAGCTGTCACGAACCGTATGTTGTGATCACATCCGGTGACTGCGTATACAAAATGGACTATAACAAGCTGCTTGAGTACCATATTGAAAAACAGGCAGATATTACAGTTGTTTGCAAGGATGTTTCAGCAGACATTGATGCCGAGAGATTCGGAACAATCCGTATGAATGAGGAGAGCCGAATCGAGGAATTTGAGGAGAAACCTGTTGTTGCAAGGTCCAACACAATTTCATGCGGTATTTACGTGATCAGACGCAGACAATTAATAGAGCTGATTGAGAAGGCACAGACAGAAGAAAGATTCGACTTCGTTAGGGATATTCTTGTTCGTTATAAGGATATGAAGAGAATCTACGGATATAAATTAAAGACATATTGGAATAACATTGCTTCTGTTGAAGATTATTTCCGTACCAATATGGATTTCCTCAAGCCTGAGGTAAGAAACTATTTCTTTAATGAGTATCCCGGTGTTTATACAAAGGTTATTGATCTTCCGCCTGCAAAATATAATGTCGGAGTGAAGGTTTCAAACAGCCTTATCTCAAGCGGATGTATTATAAACGGTATGGTAGAGGATTCTGTTATTTTCAAGGGTGCTTTCATTGGAAATAATTGTTACATAAAGAATTCAATTATTCTTAATGATGTTTATATCGGCGACAATACTCATATTGAGAATTGTATTGTGGAAAGCCATGGTACTATCCAGGCAAACTCCTATTACAAGGGAGAAAATGATATAAAGATCGTAGTTGAGAATAACGAAAGATATGTAATCTGA
- a CDS encoding glucose-1-phosphate adenylyltransferase, with protein MIKKEMIAMLLAGGQGSRLGVLTAKMAKPAVSFGGKYRIIDFPLSNCINSGVDTVGVLTQYRPLRLNSHIGIGIPWDLDRNIGGVSILPPYEKSANSEWYTGTANAIFQNLEYMENYHPDYVLILSGDHIYKMDYETMLDFHKANGADVTIAVMPVPIEEASRFGIMITDEERKIVDFEEKPEKPRSNLASMGIYIFSWEALKEALITNQDQPGLDFGKHIIPYCKDKGQSLYAYEFDGYWKDVGTLTSYWEANMELIDIVPEFNLYEEYWKIYTRNEIQPPQYLGPESSTSRSIIGEGSEIYGEVHNSVIGCGVKIGKGTVVSHSIIMNGTEIGENCNVEKAVIAEHVKIGNNVKLGEGEEVQNETKPGIYRDGIVTIGEKSVVPSNVSVGKNTMISGVTTEKDYPDGVLDSGRTLDKAGDR; from the coding sequence ATGATAAAAAAAGAGATGATTGCCATGTTGTTAGCCGGTGGTCAGGGCAGCAGACTGGGCGTTCTGACGGCAAAAATGGCAAAACCAGCAGTTTCATTTGGCGGTAAATACCGCATCATCGATTTTCCACTCAGTAACTGCATTAATTCAGGAGTAGATACGGTGGGTGTGCTTACACAGTACAGACCGCTGCGTCTTAATTCGCACATCGGAATCGGTATTCCGTGGGATCTTGACCGTAATATCGGTGGAGTATCCATTTTGCCTCCTTATGAAAAAAGTGCAAACAGCGAGTGGTACACCGGTACAGCAAATGCTATTTTCCAGAACCTTGAGTATATGGAGAATTACCATCCTGACTATGTGCTTATCCTTTCGGGTGACCATATATATAAGATGGATTATGAGACAATGCTTGACTTCCATAAAGCTAACGGAGCAGATGTTACTATCGCAGTTATGCCTGTACCGATAGAAGAGGCAAGCAGATTCGGAATAATGATCACTGATGAGGAGAGAAAGATTGTTGACTTCGAGGAGAAGCCTGAGAAGCCACGCTCAAATCTTGCATCTATGGGTATTTATATCTTTTCATGGGAAGCACTGAAGGAAGCTCTCATCACCAATCAGGATCAGCCGGGACTTGATTTCGGTAAGCATATTATTCCTTATTGCAAGGATAAAGGTCAGTCACTTTATGCATATGAATTTGACGGCTACTGGAAGGATGTAGGAACACTTACATCATACTGGGAAGCAAACATGGAACTTATCGATATCGTTCCTGAGTTCAACCTTTACGAGGAGTATTGGAAAATCTACACAAGGAATGAAATTCAGCCGCCTCAGTATCTTGGACCCGAGAGCTCAACTTCAAGAAGCATCATTGGTGAAGGATCTGAAATCTACGGTGAGGTTCACAATTCCGTAATAGGATGTGGCGTTAAGATTGGAAAAGGTACTGTTGTAAGCCATTCAATCATAATGAACGGAACAGAGATCGGTGAGAATTGTAATGTGGAGAAGGCTGTAATTGCCGAGCATGTTAAGATTGGAAACAATGTTAAGCTTGGTGAGGGAGAGGAAGTTCAGAACGAGACCAAACCCGGAATTTACAGAGACGGAATCGTAACTATCGGAGAAAAGTCAGTTGTTCCAAGCAACGTAAGCGTTGGTAAGAACACGATGATATCCGGTGTAACTACCGAAAAGGACTATCCGGATGGAGTTTTGGATAGCGGAAGAACATTAGATAAGGCAGGTGATAGGTAG